One Streptomyces sp. L2 genomic window carries:
- the crgA gene encoding cell division protein CrgA, with protein MPKSRIRKKADYTPPPAKQGQAIKLTNRAWVAPVMLAMFIIGLAWIVVFYVTDGSLPIDALDNWNIVVGFGFIAAGFGVSTQWK; from the coding sequence GTGCCGAAGTCACGTATCCGCAAGAAGGCCGATTACACGCCGCCCCCCGCGAAGCAGGGGCAGGCCATCAAGCTGACCAACCGCGCGTGGGTCGCGCCGGTCATGCTGGCCATGTTCATCATCGGTCTGGCCTGGATCGTGGTCTTCTACGTGACCGACGGCTCGCTCCCGATCGACGCCCTCGACAACTGGAACATCGTGGTCGGCTTCGGCTTCATCGCCGCCGGCTTCGGTGTCTCCACGCAGTGGAAGTAG
- a CDS encoding DUF881 domain-containing protein: MSNSADSPGTGSTGAGPARGPRVRPVRILTLGVFALAGLIFFTSFDTAKGTDIRTDASLLKLSDLIQERSLKNKGLDESNAKLRGKVESLAESDDGSTKAQDERLTGLEKSAGTKNLTGRAVTVTLNDAPPNATAKLPGYPEPQPDYLVIHQQDLQAVVNALWQGGAQGIKVMDQRLISTSAVRCVGNTLILQGRVYSPPYKITAVGDPDRLQQALAASKAIQTYMVYVNVYGLGWKVTDDGTVTLPGYSGTVDLHYAKPVK, translated from the coding sequence TTGAGCAATTCTGCCGACTCCCCCGGGACGGGATCAACGGGTGCCGGCCCCGCGCGTGGGCCGCGTGTCCGGCCGGTGCGGATCCTGACCCTGGGCGTCTTCGCCCTCGCCGGTCTCATCTTCTTCACCAGCTTCGACACGGCCAAGGGCACCGACATCCGCACCGACGCCTCCCTGTTGAAGCTGTCCGACCTGATCCAGGAGCGCAGCCTCAAGAACAAGGGGCTGGACGAGTCCAACGCGAAGCTGCGCGGGAAGGTCGAGTCGCTGGCGGAGAGCGACGACGGCAGCACCAAGGCGCAGGACGAGCGGCTCACCGGCCTGGAGAAGAGCGCGGGGACGAAGAACCTCACGGGCAGAGCGGTCACCGTCACGCTGAACGACGCGCCGCCGAACGCGACCGCCAAGCTGCCCGGCTATCCGGAGCCGCAGCCCGACTACCTGGTGATCCACCAGCAGGACCTGCAGGCCGTGGTGAACGCCCTGTGGCAGGGCGGGGCCCAGGGCATCAAGGTCATGGACCAGCGGCTGATCTCCACCAGCGCGGTGCGCTGCGTCGGCAACACGCTGATCCTCCAGGGCCGGGTGTACTCACCGCCGTACAAGATCACCGCGGTCGGTGATCCGGACAGGCTCCAGCAGGCTCTCGCGGCGAGCAAGGCGATCCAGACGTACATGGTGTACGTGAACGTCTACGGTCTCGGCTGGAAAGTGACCGACGACGGCACGGTGACTCTGCCGGGCTACTCGGGCACAGTGGATCTGCACTACGCGAAGCCCGTGAAGTAG